The stretch of DNA attctacacaattcctcatacaattaacaaaataaactacttcatgttatcaaatgccacataataaataaccatcatgcttctttattAAAACCAACATATATACACACCCCACCAAATTTTCAATCACAATAAtcctctactcccaacatccaacaattcaaaaCATGTATCGTTACGTTCACATACAAGCTAACAGACACCACATAGGACCTTGACATAtatccccccatgtgaccggttcaaaattgtagggcgaggtTGCGACTTTAGggcgtctcccaagcctttgcattagctcctacaacctttaccccaggttcattttaactgactccctatattcattagattcattagttacaggtttcaggatcgtcgctctgataccattttgtaacacccccatactccaagtgccttaccaggaccactcaggtataaagatgttaccatctcggttccccgaggcaatgataatcattagacaataacgaaatgacatttaaatagtataagtttagtgaaagaatacaatccaaaaccaaatgcccaaaatacgggttacatgttctcaaaacaactatctcatcaactaaataaaatgtctgacaaactactcaagctacagcggaagactctatcatctgaaggtgacacatcccagctagccaatgtatctcgactcatacctactcaacaactgctcaccatccccgaatggatcaccacagtttttaaaataataaacggggtcagtactaatcacacaatttatataactcaacaacacaacaaataacacagctcaatcgtcacagatatactccgaactccatcaccaactccacaatactgactacacactaaagtgtgtagccctgccagagtacccatcgcaagaggttactcctcgccgccagtggggaatcgcagccgttcccacctaagccccgctcatctccgtcgagtgataaacccaaatccattaatgtgcacatcccttctgtggcgggttccacagaaggcgaataatgggcgtgaagccactcccacaagtgactccattcagccagggacacaccccgaagaacacagacagatacaatcaaccacaactactatcaacaatcaaaaccaacaaccgtcacaatactcgtaagATAATATACAACAATCACAGAACAcgaccaacacatcatgtgactaatactgagtagggaaaccctacctggaatgcaatacagtcagacgatctcaacagctgttataaaaaagcctcctctacgaatcctcctcctaacataacatcacatatatcactaaccacacaaaactaacacaaatctccaattcccaaaattagggtttaacaagacttaattaaatataacaaattcggtacgtagatcttaccctcgacgcaaggatcacaaagatgtaaagaaagatcaatttcgaccttccaagctctgggatttgtcaataatgcgacgaatgcgaagtacgtacgttgaaatctctttttcaaagtaattaggtttgtaaaagcgtattatgaaagtgacgaaAGTGTTTATATACTaattcacattattaacaaaacccgacaaaacattacccgtaaaccgggctactcgatcgagtaactaacgtactcgatcgagtgccgcctactcgatcgagtaccaaggctactcgatcgagtaccctacaagtcagaaactattttaaattgcaaaacacccttactcgacagagtatggcccactcgatagagtacccagagactcataaaactgtagtattacagtcttccctccttaaaaagaacttcgtccccgaagttcaaaccacaacaaaacaaagacatactactacactcccgacacaacaaccaagacaaaactcaacataaaaacatgctactaaccaaactcaacccgactcaaccacaacaaaacataccgacacaacacaacaagggtataaaactcttaaaaactctttgcgatcatctcctacccccctaaaagaaacaaggttacgtccccgtaaccatacatacctgatcaaaaaggaaagggtaacgctctctcatggcctcatctgcctcccatgtagcttcctcagtctcgtgattataccaaaggattttgagcaaaactgtctcaccactcctagtcttcctaaccttccggtcaagaatctgcttaggcacctcaagataggacaaggactcataTAGCTCTATGCTCtccgcctctaacacatgtgacggatcactcacatacttgcgcaactgagatacatgaaacacattatgcaccctctccaacgcagctggtaaagccaaacgataagcaacctctccaacccgttctatgatctcataaggccctatgaacttctgactcagcttgcctttcttcccaaatctcataaccccacgcataggagacactttcagaagaaccttatccccaacctgaaactctatatcccggcgatgtagatctgcataactcttttgcctttccctgatcatcttaatctgctcaaccatctcatgtaccatctctggtcctagaaccactgcctcagcactatcgtcctaACAAATCGAACTCcaacatctcctcccatataaggcctcaaacggtgccatgccaatactagagtgatagctgttgttgtaagaaaactcaatcaaatctaatcttTGTTCCCAgttaccaccaaagtccatcacacaagatcgtaacatatcctcaagagtcttgattgttctttcagtctgaccgtctgtcgcaggatgaaatgctgtactcatcttcaatgttgttcccaaagattcctgaaactctttccaaaactttgagataaatctcgcatctctgccATATATTATGTCCTTAGGAACCCCATGCAACTTTAACatattcttccgataagccatagctaattgtgccttagtccatgtatctttcattggcacaaaatgagctgacttggtcagtcgatccactattacccatatcatgttgttaccctgttgactcttcggcaagcccacgataaaatccatagaaatggattcccacttccactcaggtacctctaaagactgaatcttaccttgtggtcgtcgctgttcccctttaactctctggcatgtcaaacaacgggccacaaagtcagctgtttctttcttcatcccaggccaccaaaacgtgttctttaaatccttgtatagcttgtcaccacctggatgtactgaatacggtgtacaatgtgcctctgtcatgattgtctttttcagctcctcatcattaaggacacaccacctaccatcaaacctcaaactaccatctgaatgaatagagaatcgagacactgtccctttctctactccagccctccactctaccatcttaggatccaacgcctgtttacctcgaatatcatcataaaggtcaggctgtactgtcaaatctcccatgacatcccctctctgcatcatatgtatcccaaacttccccacctcatctctcaatctcaccAAAGACaaagttgtacacaaagaatgtacactctttctgctcaaagcatctgcaacaacagtggctttcccttcatggtagataatatccatgtcataatcgccaatcagctccatccatctcctttgtctcatgttcaactccttttgagtgaagatgtacttgagactcttgtgattagaaaataccttaaaggtcgccccataaaggtaatgtctccaaatcttgagagcaaacaccactgcacccaactctagatcgtatgtaggataattctcctcataaggcttcaattgcctagaagcatccactacaaaaagaattaaaacaggcgactgattttggcgactgaaatcagtcgccaaaatcaatttggcgactgaattcagtcgccaaacgtcagtcgcggaccttagtcgccttttctagctttggcgactaaagtcggtcgccaaatttggcgactgaaaaatcaGTCGGCAAATGCCAAAAATGGCGACTGATagtgtagtcgccaaattggcgactgattcaaggtagtcgccaaattggcgactgaatagcAGTCGCCAAATGCCAAATTAGTCGCCTtttttgggtgacgtagccagtTTCGCTgagccaatttggcgactgattttggaTTTGGCGACTgctattcagtcgccaatttggcgactaccttgaatcagtcgccaatttggcgactgaatttcagtcgccaaatcccaaatcagtcgccaaagccactgtatgttttggtggtttttttcgttttcattgctagccaaaaatttacaacctgcatacaaaccgatgttccacaacaccatacatcccatTTCAACACatacaacaccatacatttcaacccaacacctcccaatttctcaaacttcatttcatatattgaaatgaaagttttacaagctaagctattctaaatgttcaagtctaaagtgttcaagttttacaaacttacatgctaaaatcatcttacttggaagccaacaccggctccactccccccatgtggaccatgcggatcatttggatcgtagttggatctaggtccggggttacaaccttgccaccaattctcaaacatttccattctttccttcattttccggaattcttcatcacgtttggcaagttcttcatcacgtttggcatcacgttcatcacgctctcttatttgactttgaagttgactaataattcccggttgatacgtgttgctgggaattgttgaagtcgatcttctacgcgttttctcatagaaagccggtgttgaacttccggttccatacacgtgccctttcttgaagccatccaccaactcataccatatgtcattgtccggtttttctggattggcggctttttctcgttcaaatgcttcctacaatattaaacaaatggtagtaagttaatatggtaaccaccttatatacgacattttaaaagagaataaattaacaaaaattaaaggttacggaaaacttacatataattgcttgtcttttggcttagtccaagttcTAACCCCTTTTCCGTCAACTCGGAATGCGTGTCCGAAAACGATTCCGTCACCGCAATCAATttgtgacttcttctttcctctctgaatgaaaaaaaaaaacatacatgttataaaatcaacaaaaaatctaacataaaataaacatgttgcattgaaaaaaaaaaaaaaagtgtaaaataATAGACAAAGTACTTACACCCAACATACGATtccagaacgatcgtgaacccgcgtaatgagtaggctcgttcacggcgtcttcctttcctcctcttttgttgagggatgcttgcttagacttcttcctcaaaagcttcacttttggtatgctttattaagccttcatacttgtcacctgcaattacacatatgaaatcataactaataagttactgatattatttataatataagagagtataagctaattaatacaaataacaaaacaagttaattaaatacctttcatgtggtctggttcctttgggcgcctaactaccttccaaatcacgtcccgatatcgtcgagtaccgacgtcattgtacctgatacggacattctgttcttgagacggtgaccaagcaaatgataactacaaaaaaaaaaaagcgtcaaaatttcatattagtataaaataaaagtataaccttggttcttaaaaaatttatcaaaattaattatttggtttctaaaataaagaattacggaaaatatatacccgaaagttattgaaccacgcctctcTTTGTGCAtgagaagcttgtgtccacgatgtaggaattggacccacgaaattagtcttcgtgcttttcgtgacacctcgtatcacgcaatcgtccataaacctgcatttattttgaacatgtaaaattacaaaaaaaaaaaagaaataaaaataatagactaataaagaataaaacttaccataatcccgtcggctcaagaatcatccgatgatccgaagtgtaccgtGACGGCACCGTCTTTGGCTCGTCGGTAGCGTCGCTCTCCACTCACCACACCGTCTGTTTGCATCGGATCCTCctgcacaaactcctcctcctgctccggacgcgtactctgtcctcctcccgagccgcctccacgcttcctacctcgactGCTCCAGACCATCTGcgataatacaaataaaaattaacacaaataatgataaatgaaaattatacagacttctaaattttaataatttactgttgaggaatacaaaattataccaatttaatcatcttcatctccaaacccctcgttctcatcctcatcctcatcctcatcctcatcatcgtcatcatcatcatcatcataatcatcttcatctccaaacccctcgtccttcttccttttctcctcctcccttctcctcctcacctcctcttcccccctcctctcctcctcttcttcccttctctcctcctcctcctcctcctccgcttcatcctcccccggcagtctctcttccacatcataatattcttcctcttccatgtcttcaccatctttattctcatgctcatagttgatttcatcgggtggagacaaaagcgtttcatttgaaacgttttcttcttggaaaaaagttgtatcaacttgtggccgtgcctttgtcttaaagattgcacaccacgcattttgatttctatcatttgttgtgcttggataagtagcaaaatacacttgatgagcctgatgtgcaagtataaatggatcatacttagagtatgttctagtacgattcacttctacaagcttgtattgttcatgtactctcattccaaaTACGAAATTATCCTTCCAaatcaaccttgaataagacagttttataagctcgatcacgtccactataactaatttcaaagatatcttcaactataccatagtattcgttgtcatcaagagaagaaatagtaacccccccaattgcacctagccttacctttaccgtggttgaatgtttgaaaattaaacccattaaccgagtatcgattccacgttcttaccatttttgaaggaccaaaagccaaacttcttatcaaatcatcttgaatattcaactcaattacatgtttctgaaaccatgatggaaattggtcctcatgtttgtcccaaacatcatccttacttatattaggattcctctgaatgaaatcattaacaaactgtgtttcgtatggctccaagaggtcacaattagatagcacgtaaaggtgggcacgattatactccttatcatccaaatatcttgtttgcccctttgatgaacacccttcatcatcttgagtttgaaaaaattcgggtaaacttccgtctacttcatccggtttctcaacattcaagttttttgctttggtttctatatgtttttcaaagtaaagagaacaaaagtctgcaatctcttccgttaaataagcattgcatatagaaccttccaccctagctttattaccaatttttttcttcaaatgattaagaaacctataaaagttaatgatgaattttattaataataaagttaacatataatagctagattagttattattattaattttaatttaaaagtagctagattatcttaattacctttcaaatggatacatccacctatattggacgggtcccccaactttggcttcatatggcaaatgaaccggtagatgctccatggagttaaaaaatgcaggaggaaagatcatttcaagcttacacaatatctgtggtatttgctcttctagacgaatcatgtcatcaacacatattgaagaggcacataaatctcggaagaattgactaatctcaacaactgcattccaaacgtttgtcggcacgaggtgtttcaaagcaacgggtaataatcgctccatgaatacatgacaatcatgacttttcaagccttgcaacttcagcttcttaagatcaacacatcgactaaaatctgatgcatacccatcaggaaacttcaaattttgtaaccactcacacaatacttttctcttagctttgtcgagagtgaaaatggatgttggcttagacccgtcgccgcgaatgtgtaatttgggacgatgacaaaatttctgcaaatcttttctagaaacaatgctatcacatttttcaccttctacatccatgatcatgtcaattagttgctcaaagaaattcttttctatgtgcattacatccaaattatgtcttatcaacattgtcttccaataaggaaggtcccaaagaatgcttcttttaaaccaaccgtttttctgctttttcaattctttaaattcttcctcggttccatcaataggggatggtaaatcacataccgtcttccatatctcatccccaggcactcgtttcggaggggcatcaagcacctctttaccttttgtgaaagctttcttgttcttcctatgtggatttccctctcgtaagaagcatctatgacaatcaaaccagcttattttcttgctattgggaagcaaaaatgctttactttcctccatgcaacaacgacatgctttttgtccttgtgtagaccacccagatagcataccataggcgggaaaatcatttattgtccacaaaagggaagctttaagttgaaaattttgttttttatacacatcataagtttccaccccaacttcccacaaatatttcaactcctccaccaatggttgtaaataaacatccaaattacgtttcgggctttttggtccgggaacaataagtgacaagaagataaatggtcttttcatacataaccaaggtggtaaattgtatggtgtgaccataacgggccaacaagaatacttcctcccaaaattaccgaaaggatcaaatccatccgtatacaagccaagtcgtacattgcggggttccttggcaaaatcgggatacatctgatcaaatcgtttccattcttccccatcactaggatgactcatcttccccggagcacgtgtgttttctttgtgccatctcatttgttcggcaatgtttttggtggcatagattctttgaagtcttggtgcgagaggaaagtaaaacaattggttacatgctattggtttcttactctttttggccctcttactaccgttgccttttttcaacaccaaaactgtatctccttcacttgtctcatatctatccgccccacaatctttacatttgtcaagcaaagcataatctttccaaaatagcatacatccttcaggacatgcatcaatcttttcatgcggtaattgaagacctttaactacttttttggtagtatagaaacttcgggtcatgatattatcatcggggaaagattcctcaagtaacgaggcaatgccatcaacagcaacaaatggcatattgaactcacacttcaaggtaattagcctagaagcggcttgtaacaatgtcattctgcttccttcatacaagggtttttctgaggcttttaacatgtcaagaaaggcttttgcttgtgggtgtggcggttgttcttcagaaatagttgtatggtcatcactattaataatagtggaatccatagcatcaacaaccatctctctatatgggttctcatcattttgtatttgttgggtgtgagtttgttcatgaattggagaatatgcttctccatgtgaaatccaattgtaataatttggtttaaacccgtttataatgagatgttcttctactacaatgtcaagtGGTATTTCgtgtttttgcatttggcacaagggcacctaagttttttgtctaccaagtcatattcatcttgttgtttagca from Silene latifolia isolate original U9 population chromosome 10, ASM4854445v1, whole genome shotgun sequence encodes:
- the LOC141607930 gene encoding uncharacterized protein LOC141607930, translating into MILEPTGLWFMDDCVIRGVTKSTKTNFVGPIPTSWTQASHAQREAWFNNFRLSFAWSPSQEQNVRIRYNDVGTRRYRDVIWKVVRRPKEPDHMKGDKYEGLIKHTKSEAFEEEV